The Juglans regia cultivar Chandler chromosome 10, Walnut 2.0, whole genome shotgun sequence genome includes the window CTCATGGTTCTGGCTCCTAAAGCTGAACTAGTATGTTTCTTCTATTAGTTTGAGCTTGGTATTCATCACCATCCTTCTCTTTTGGTTCTTCAGTTTCTATTAGTATGAAATGGTGATCATAAATTATCTTCAAGAATTTTGCATCTAATTCCTCTTCAAGAATTTTCTACACATGCATAATTCTAGATTGTATAGATGTATGCTCCATCTCTTCTGAATAGTGCTTCAAACTCATTGTTGCTGGTGGTTGAATTTTGAAGTAATTTATTTCACTTAAATATGTTATCATGCGATtaacacttttattttttgttcttgcaAAATCCCATATGTTCACCACTAGGttggaaataaattttattttacttgtgcTTATATTAATTGATGCtccaaattttgatataatcatCTATAAACCAGACAAAAAAATCGGTGGAAAGTAGCATACCATACGTCGTGCTTGGACTTCTGTATGCATATCTACTATACCTCTCTTGGACTCCTGAAACAATCCGGCTGATTTTTGCTAGTAAATACTTGCTTCCAGAGGTTTGTATTTAACAATCACATAGGTTTCAAAATGTTTTTCTGAAATCAAGTATAATTCATAATTTACTTCCTCTTTGCCTGCATGCAGCTGCCGGGCATCGCAAAGATGTTTTCAAGCGAGATGACTTTAGCCTCTGCTTGGATTCACTTGTTGGTTGTAGATCTCTTTGCTGCAAGGTcagtctgtctgtctgtctgtctgtctgtctctcttGTTGGTTGTGGTTCTAACACTAGTTGAATACAGGCAGGTTTTTCACGATGGACTGGAAAACCAAATTGAGACCCGGCATTCGGTTTCTTTTTGCCTGCTTTTTTGCCCCATTGGAATCCTTACTCATGTCATCACCAAAGCAATGACCAAGAGTTGCAGAAGTCCCTGACACATCATGTCCATGATCTAGTTTGCAGGCACGATCCAAATAATGGATTCACTGGAACCTTAAAATTTTCAGACCCCTAATCGGGACTCATATTGTTTTCAACATCATCAGCTATCAATGAATGCTGAGGTTTATTGTTTCCTTTGATGAAATATTACATGCCTGGTCATTTATCTCTACTTGAGTTCAAAATCATCACGAAATGATAATGAGGTACCATTAACATTCGAGAACTCCCTTTCCCCCAGACCAACACGTTGTTAGCAGTCTACTCTCTGAACTTTCTAACAATTACATGTTCTCTGCCCGAGTTTCCGACATGACAAACTCAATGTGCTTTGTTGAGATTGTGCTCCCAGTTTTTCCATTTGATGTTTGTGTTTCTTCTCCATTCGGTTTACACCATGAATTTGAGATGGCGTGGTGTGTAATTCCTTGTTCTATTTCAAATATCTCTGATTACCAATTTCCCTATCCTTTCTTGAAAGGTTggtatcttttcttttcaatggcCAGTGAAATCGATTTTAAGGGGCAGTGCCGCACTTGTCAGCGTTGTTAACTCCATTAGTAGAATAGACGAGAATGAGTGAAGTGATTAATTGCAAACATTTTAAAGtctcatgtatatatgttggtGTGTGAAATATCGAGTTGACGCTCTtgcaaaatgataaatattgaagtaattaatttgcaattaattctaaaagaatttaggattaattgcaaaataaatatttaagtttttaCAATTCAAGTcactattttaaatttagtaTCGTACAGGTCGGTTCGGCTGATATTTATCATATCGAGATATTGATTGCTTAGGAAAGATATGTGTTATACCGGGTCAAATACCGACCATATTTGTGCGTTTTGATCAATACTGGCTGGTTTTCGATATACTGGtcgaaattattattttttataatcattgtaaaaattatgattttttcataattttcactttAATTCTCACATCTAAagattattttcttaactttttttaatatcatttctctaggACTGAAAATCAAATCCTTACTTCCATTTTTGTGATGAAgatgagtaattatttttttaaatagttggattgagaacttagaagtattattgagtttttataaatatgtgttttaactttttaagatttgtattgatgttattttgaaatataatttacacatataattaatttattatatatagactatttcaAAACAATACTTGAAACGGTACAGATatcgatatcaaaatatttcgttccaatattttaatcaaaatgatattcaaaactttaattctaagttctcaattttcatatttcacaaaatttgatatttgaagTTTTACATTTTTACAATTAGACACTTATGTCATTTTAAACTCATGAGAGATCACATATAAGTTTTTGAATGGTTGACACGTGGTATTAATATACACGTCAGCCAATCGAAATCTGGCACATGATATATTAGTAGTACATGAAAATCCTTCccttaattttctataaaaaaaaaattgataaaaagtcttagaattgtaaaaatgtttttttatagtaattttatgaAAGTcaaaaactgagttttcattcCAAATTAGAAAAACATGAAAACTGATTTTACgattaatccaaaaatataagtAATGCGATAAAACCAAAGCCGACTGATTTCTGTGGGAATGCGGGACAGCTGACAGCTCAATTCTACAGCAATGGCTTCTCTTCTATCCCTACCCACCATATCCCTTCCTCAACCAAGGCTACGTTTCCCGAAAATGACCATAAAACCTCGGGCTGTTCTCAGTAGAGCTCATAAGATGCGGGTCCCCTACGAGTTGAAGCAGGGGCAGACCCGTCTTTTCCATCAGCTTCCTTCTGGTCTGAACATGGAGGCCATTGTGCAGAAGGCTGTTGTAGACAAGGACCCAAAtgagaaaatggagagaaacaTTGAAAATCAATCTTTGGTATTTGTCCATGGAAGCTACCACGCTGCTTGGTGCTGGGCTGAACACTGGCTTCCCTTCTTTTCAGGTTGTGGGTTTGATTGCTATGCCATAAGCTTGTTGGGTCAGGTGGGCTCTCTTTCTACACACAGaaacacaaattttttattcttgaagCACAATTTGGTAGTAGCTATATCTAATATAATGTTGTTAGCTCCATCTTTTGAATTCCCGTGGCCCTTTCAAGTAAGTTGGTCTAGGTTCATTGCTCAAGCTCTTGCTTTCTAAATGTTCCCACAATCTTTGTATATTAAAGCTTgcaaatgataaatgatatgtgGAAATGTTGTTAGGGTATTTGATGAGCCATACTTCTTGTTTCCTTTCTCCACTAGACAACGTAGGAATggctaaaattttgaattttagtacttaaattatttctctatgtGGCCATTGATGCGATCTCTGAAATATTTGGCCACCGTCTAGATTGGAGTTAGGAATCATACATTTTCAGTGCCAAAGCAGTAATCTACAATGGAGATACTCGAGTTCCGCTTATTGCAGTCCTTTATATCCTTCATTCCCATAACTCTTCTATCGTAGGCATTTATCAAATAAACAATCTTACTTCTATCCTAGGTGCAATAATTGCATATCATGATTCCATTTTTCGCGATAATCCTTGCGGATAGCCATGTAGGTAGCACTGCTTTACTTGCCTTTTGGTTCACTATTGCACGCATCACGATCACCAAAATTAGCAGTTCGGTTGCAATTTGGCTGGTTCTTGCATTTAGATCCTCTTGTACCAAATAATGTAAGTGGAGCTATATGGAAGTATAAAGTTCTTCATAGTGATAATCACTTTTCACTATGAACAGTTAGTCCGGCCTTGGGTTTGCTCTCCAATGGTCACCAGTTCAAGTTCCCTTAGGCCACTGGAGGTTTACCTGGTTGTTAACTTCAGGGCCCCATGAGATTAGTCGAGTTGCGTTGGACACCCacggttataaaaaaaaaaagtgattatgtCATTAATGCCACCAATGCCAAATAACACTTCTGTAGAACTCTCTGTGTGAGTGTGTGGCTTGAATCTGAAACCTATATTGAATACTGGATTACTATATTGTTTATGTGCAAAATGGGGGCTGATTATGTATATTCCCATTACTTTGTGATCAGGGTGAAAGTGATGCACCTGTTGGTTCTGTCGCTGGCACTCTCCAGGTATTTTAGCTCCATAGGGAAATGGCTCcttcaaaacaataattttaatggtGGCCAATCTTTGACATTCCATGGTTTCCATTCTAGAtacaatgttatttttatttttcaccgGAAATTCTGCAGTAGACACATGCTGGAGATGTTGCTGATTTCATCAGGACTAGAGTATCATCACCACCAGTGTTGCTTGGACATTCATTTGGAGGGCTTATCATTCAGTATTACATTGcaaatctgaagaaaaaccAGGCTTTGGGTAAACTTCGATCcgcttcatatttatttaaggtGAAGCAATGTTGGGATTAACTGGTTATCAGCGGCTAAGTTAAAGTGAAATAGCGGAAgcaaatcaaaagaaaataaataatcacacacagaacaccaagatttaagtgctTCGGCTCAGTGTGAGCCTACATCCACTGGTGGAGTCGGTCTCAATaaattcactatcaacaaatGTGGAGTACAAAAGATCAATCACAAAATCCTCAATCCCCGGAGTCCCAATCCACTCAATGAACTCTCAAGAATCTCACAAATggatctctctttttctctctctgtattttggttgcttaaaaaaaagaaaaaatacaatgaaGTATATCATGTATTTAAATTGTACGGTGCGGGAAGCCCTAATTATGGGCATTCGCTCAAGTGGTGTGTCGAGCGTGGCTTGAGCGAATATTAGGGTTGGTGCTCGCTCAAGCTGAGTGTCAAGTGAACTCTTTGCCTAGATCTCACTCGAGCTGAGTGTCTAGCGAACTTTTTGTCTGGGTCCTGTTCGAGCTGACTGTCAAGCAATTGTCGATCCAACAATTTGTCTGAAGCTTCCGCTTGAGTGAACAATCTTTAGAAGCGTTTTTTCAACAGGAATTAAGTCACCTCTCAACAAGCAATATAATAAAATTGGAAACTGCATTTTAGATCTAATTCAATTCAAGTAGCCCAAAAATAAAGCCAACGACAATGTACAAGTATTAGCTAGCTATGGTGATATCTGTAATTGTTGTATCAGTGATTGGAGAAACCACCAATAAAGATCTCTTGACCACTACTATTGATCCATTGCTGTAGGTCACTAATAACTGTTAACTGACAGCTAGTACCTTGTTTCTTTTAGAAACGGTCAGCTATTGCAACTCTCATCAGAATCCTAATCTAAATTCCAAACTCAATTTAATTGTCATAGCCCTATTCTAATTTTTCACATATCTATCAGCTCTTGCCACGTCTACTAAAAGATTCTaagacataatatttttaacgcTGTTATGCTGATTGGGTTTATTCTAGAAATGGAAACCTTTTACCCCAAGCTTGCAGGAGCTGCTCTTGTCTGCTCTGTACCTCCTTCGGGCAATAGGtgatttttttccctattgTCTCTCGTTCATGCTATTCTggtcttctttttcttgaacCTAATCCAAACTAAATTTGTTCAATGACTTTCTTCAGTGGGTTAGTATGGCGGTATATCTTTTCAAAGCCTATTGCTGCTTTTAAGGTATCTACTTCCactcttgagaaaa containing:
- the LOC108987085 gene encoding protein ABA DEFICIENT 4, chloroplastic isoform X1; the encoded protein is MAFSSYLCYSPISVKIEPLGQSIGLRRDVSIGFSRRSYGSEFCGQPVATVGVDLRPDWSFGGGSTVIFRPKLERCVLYRKGSGVNASWLPSSQLASSVFSLGTVAVLPFYTLMVLAPKAELTKKSVESSIPYVVLGLLYAYLLYLSWTPETIRLIFASKYLLPELPGIAKMFSSEMTLASAWIHLLVVDLFAARQVFHDGLENQIETRHSVSFCLLFCPIGILTHVITKAMTKSCRSP
- the LOC109015104 gene encoding uncharacterized protein LOC109015104, yielding MASLLSLPTISLPQPRLRFPKMTIKPRAVLSRAHKMRVPYELKQGQTRLFHQLPSGLNMEAIVQKAVVDKDPNEKMERNIENQSLVFVHGSYHAAWCWAEHWLPFFSGCGFDCYAISLLGQGESDAPVGSVAGTLQTHAGDVADFIRTRVSSPPVLLGHSFGGLIIQYYIANLKKNQALEMETFYPKLAGAALVCSVPPSGNSGLVWRYIFSKPIAAFKVTRSLAAKAFQTSLPLCKETFFSSTMEDHLVLRYQELMRESSRMPLFDLRKLNAALPVPSVPKGSIDVLVLGATDDFIVDAEGLRETGRFYGVSPVSVEGMAHDMMLDCSWEKGAKAILSWLTALRK